A genomic region of Azoarcus sp. KH32C contains the following coding sequences:
- a CDS encoding phosphatase PAP2 family protein — translation MCLSLLVSIAVFALYPQIDLQVAGFFFDPGRGFVGERDPVMQSLFKGVPLMSRAAVIALLIALFAYSMQRGSTGTRRRVQIAYLIVSLALGPGLLVNTVLKDNVGRARPVRITEFGGSRSFTPPLKRAAECDSNCSSLSEHAAAGFFLVSLGFLGNAAARRRWTLVGLFVGMVFGLARMTQGGHYLSDIVFSFYAVWFAAWLAWFVFRRFGRLEA, via the coding sequence ATGTGTTTGTCCTTGTTGGTAAGCATCGCCGTTTTTGCGCTGTATCCGCAAATCGACCTGCAGGTCGCCGGGTTCTTCTTCGATCCCGGCCGAGGATTCGTCGGCGAACGCGACCCGGTGATGCAGTCGCTGTTCAAGGGCGTGCCGCTGATGTCCCGGGCGGCGGTCATCGCCCTGTTGATCGCGCTCTTCGCCTATTCGATGCAACGAGGCTCGACGGGCACGCGGCGGCGCGTTCAGATCGCCTACCTGATCGTATCCCTCGCGCTCGGCCCCGGTCTCCTGGTCAATACGGTGCTCAAGGACAACGTCGGCCGCGCGCGCCCCGTTCGGATCACCGAATTCGGCGGCAGCCGGAGCTTCACGCCGCCCTTGAAGCGCGCTGCCGAATGCGACAGCAACTGCTCCTCCCTGTCGGAGCATGCAGCCGCGGGCTTCTTTCTCGTCAGTCTCGGCTTTCTCGGCAATGCTGCGGCGCGACGCCGCTGGACGCTCGTGGGCCTGTTCGTCGGCATGGTCTTTGGTTTGGCCCGCATGACGCAGGGCGGCCATTACCTGAGCGACATCGTGTTCAGCTTTTACGCCGTGTGGTTCGCGGCTTGGCTCGCATGGTTCGTGTTCCGGCGATTCGGTCGGCTCGAAGCCTGA
- a CDS encoding NADPH-dependent 2,4-dienoyl-CoA reductase has protein sequence MTQPAALGATPVPYPRLLEPLDLGFCTLPNRVLMGSMHTGLEESSNGFEKLAAFYAARARGGVGLIVTGGIAPNADGVIFPGAAALTNDDEVAHHRPITEAVHAEGGRICMQILHAGRYAYHRGAVAPTALKAPISPATPREMSEDDIERTIEDYARCAALSRAAGYDGVEVMGSEGYLINEFTVPHTNHRNDRWGGSLENRHRFPTEIVRRVRERVGRDFIIIYRLSMLDLMEGGAPWEEIVALAQAVERAGATLINTGVGWHEARIPTIATMVPRAAFTWVTRRMKGAVSIPLITSNRINTPEVAESVLARGDADMVSMARPFLADPDFVAKAAADRAEEINTCIACNQACLDHIFEAKPCTCLVNPIACRETEFVIRPAGKSRRIAVVGAGPAGMAAAATAAERGHNVTLFDSAAEIGGQFNLARRIPGKEEFAETLRYFRHRLAHAGVDIRLNQRVAARDLDGRFDTVLLATGIAPRTPDIPGVDHAKVVSYIDVLTGRKSVGKKVAVIGAGGIGFDVSEFLTHADLADDPIDHYRREWGIDVNYARPGGLCKQSEEEPPRQLWLLQRKNTKVGDGLAKTTGWIRRTLLARRGVKMLAGVSYERIDDAGLHITVDGETRCLDVDTVVVCAGQEPLRELEAPLQQAGVDVRRIGGADVAAELDAKRAIDQGTRVAAAL, from the coding sequence ATGACACAACCGGCCGCGCTTGGCGCAACGCCCGTTCCCTACCCTCGCCTGCTTGAACCGCTCGATCTCGGCTTCTGCACGCTGCCGAATCGCGTGCTGATGGGCTCGATGCACACCGGGCTGGAGGAATCGAGCAACGGATTCGAGAAGCTCGCCGCGTTTTACGCCGCCCGGGCGCGCGGCGGCGTCGGATTGATCGTCACCGGCGGCATTGCCCCGAATGCGGACGGAGTGATCTTCCCCGGCGCCGCGGCGCTGACGAACGACGATGAGGTCGCCCATCACCGTCCCATCACCGAGGCCGTGCATGCCGAAGGCGGACGGATCTGCATGCAGATCCTGCACGCCGGCCGTTATGCCTACCATCGCGGCGCAGTCGCCCCGACGGCGTTGAAGGCGCCGATCTCGCCCGCAACACCGCGCGAGATGAGCGAGGACGACATCGAGCGCACGATCGAGGATTACGCCCGCTGCGCGGCCCTCTCGCGCGCGGCGGGTTACGACGGCGTCGAAGTGATGGGCTCGGAAGGCTATCTGATCAACGAATTCACGGTCCCGCACACCAACCACCGCAACGACCGCTGGGGCGGCAGCCTGGAAAACCGGCACCGCTTTCCGACCGAAATCGTGCGTCGCGTGCGCGAGCGTGTCGGGCGCGACTTCATCATCATCTATCGCCTGTCGATGCTCGACCTGATGGAAGGCGGCGCGCCCTGGGAAGAGATCGTGGCGTTGGCGCAAGCGGTGGAGCGCGCCGGCGCGACGCTGATCAATACCGGTGTCGGCTGGCACGAGGCGCGCATCCCGACGATCGCGACCATGGTCCCGCGTGCGGCCTTCACCTGGGTCACACGGCGCATGAAGGGCGCGGTGAGCATCCCGCTTATTACCTCGAACCGCATCAACACGCCCGAAGTCGCCGAAAGCGTGCTCGCGCGCGGGGATGCCGACATGGTCTCGATGGCCCGCCCCTTCCTCGCCGACCCGGATTTCGTCGCCAAAGCGGCCGCGGATCGCGCCGAGGAGATCAATACCTGCATCGCCTGCAACCAGGCCTGCCTGGACCACATTTTCGAGGCCAAGCCCTGCACTTGCCTCGTGAACCCGATCGCCTGCCGCGAGACGGAATTCGTCATCCGCCCGGCCGGCAAGTCACGCCGCATTGCGGTCGTCGGGGCGGGACCGGCCGGCATGGCGGCTGCGGCGACCGCTGCCGAACGCGGCCATAACGTGACCCTCTTCGACAGCGCGGCCGAAATCGGTGGCCAGTTCAACCTCGCCCGCCGCATTCCCGGCAAGGAAGAATTCGCCGAGACCTTGCGCTACTTCCGGCACCGCCTCGCGCACGCCGGTGTCGATATCCGTCTGAACCAGCGTGTCGCGGCGCGCGACCTCGACGGGCGCTTCGACACCGTGCTGCTCGCCACGGGCATCGCGCCCCGGACGCCCGACATTCCGGGCGTCGACCACGCCAAAGTCGTGAGCTACATCGACGTCCTGACGGGCCGCAAATCGGTCGGCAAGAAAGTGGCCGTGATCGGTGCGGGCGGCATCGGTTTCGACGTCAGCGAATTCCTGACCCACGCCGATCTCGCCGACGATCCGATCGACCATTACCGCCGCGAATGGGGCATCGACGTCAATTACGCCCGCCCGGGCGGGCTGTGCAAGCAATCGGAAGAGGAACCGCCGCGCCAACTCTGGCTGCTTCAGCGCAAGAACACGAAGGTCGGCGACGGGCTCGCGAAGACGACCGGCTGGATCCGGCGTACGTTACTCGCTCGCCGCGGCGTGAAGATGCTCGCGGGCGTGAGCTATGAACGCATCGACGACGCGGGCCTGCACATCACGGTGGATGGCGAGACGCGCTGTCTCGATGTGGACACCGTCGTCGTCTGCGCTGGTCAAGAACCACTGCGCGAACTCGAAGCGCCCTTGCAACAGGCCGGCGTCGACGTGCGTCGCATCGGCGGAGCGGACGTCGCTGCCGAGCTCGACGCGAAACGCGCGATCGACCAGGGCACGCGGGTCGCCGCGGCGCTCTGA
- a CDS encoding glycosyltransferase family 39 protein: MIPDAPESARPRPLLALCIVLLPLVAFFLRLGGAPLFDVDEGAFSEATREMFERGDFLSTYLNGEHRFDKPILIYWLQALGYLVFGPTEWGFRFPSALAAASWSYATWYFARQRFGSNTALAALAIVSTAIGPFAIGRAATADALLNLLLALALFDVWRHLESGRRAPLLRAFVWIGLGALTKGPIALLIPGTVSFLYCASRGEFKRWARAVFDPMGLAIFAIIVVPWYAAALAIHGRLFIDGFIMKHNVERFTGTLEGHAGSLFYYVIAVPLLLLPWTGPLIATLRHVRGDIDTGVRRFLWIWAVFVVAFFSISGTKLPHYVLYGSTPLFLLIAIHRNELRRTWLHLIAPLLLLGLLPLLPTIFAALSASSAGNAYYRALLSEALGSVTFEYYLVTIGGLLLWLAIAMRWRAAAWMKLGAAAAIQIVVLASVVVPWAGGVLQGPVREAGLIAHNLGEPVFAWRYYAPSFSVYRQAVTLDKAPAPGEVALTRVDRLPATGVDILYRKGGVALVRKLPE, encoded by the coding sequence ATGATCCCGGACGCTCCCGAATCCGCCCGCCCGCGTCCGCTGCTGGCGCTGTGCATCGTCCTGCTGCCGCTGGTCGCGTTCTTCCTGCGGCTCGGCGGCGCGCCGCTTTTCGACGTCGATGAAGGCGCCTTTTCCGAGGCGACGCGCGAAATGTTCGAGCGCGGCGACTTCCTGTCGACCTACCTGAACGGCGAGCATCGTTTCGACAAACCGATCCTGATCTACTGGCTGCAGGCGCTGGGTTACCTCGTGTTCGGACCGACCGAATGGGGTTTCCGCTTCCCGTCCGCACTCGCCGCGGCATCGTGGAGCTACGCGACCTGGTACTTCGCCCGTCAGCGCTTCGGTTCGAACACCGCGCTGGCCGCGCTGGCGATCGTGTCGACGGCGATCGGGCCGTTCGCGATCGGCCGCGCGGCGACCGCCGACGCGCTGCTCAACCTGCTGCTCGCGCTGGCGCTCTTCGACGTCTGGCGCCATCTCGAATCGGGCCGGCGCGCACCGCTGCTCCGCGCCTTCGTCTGGATCGGGCTCGGTGCGCTGACGAAAGGACCGATCGCGCTGTTGATTCCCGGCACGGTCAGCTTCCTCTACTGCGCAAGTCGCGGGGAGTTCAAGCGCTGGGCGCGTGCGGTGTTCGATCCGATGGGCCTCGCGATCTTCGCGATCATCGTCGTGCCCTGGTACGCCGCGGCGCTCGCGATCCACGGGCGGCTCTTCATCGACGGCTTCATCATGAAGCACAACGTCGAGCGCTTCACCGGCACGCTCGAAGGCCATGCGGGAAGCCTCTTCTACTACGTCATCGCAGTACCCTTGCTGTTGCTGCCCTGGACCGGTCCGCTGATCGCGACCCTGCGGCACGTGCGCGGTGACATCGACACCGGTGTGCGCCGCTTCCTGTGGATCTGGGCCGTGTTCGTCGTAGCCTTCTTCTCCATCTCCGGGACCAAGCTGCCGCACTACGTGCTGTACGGCTCCACGCCGCTGTTCCTACTGATCGCAATCCACCGCAACGAGTTGCGGCGCACCTGGCTGCACCTGATCGCCCCGCTGCTGCTCCTGGGCCTGTTGCCGCTGCTGCCGACGATCTTCGCGGCGCTCTCGGCGAGCAGTGCCGGCAACGCCTACTACCGCGCGCTGCTGTCCGAGGCGCTGGGCTCGGTCACGTTCGAGTACTACCTCGTGACGATCGGCGGCCTGCTGCTGTGGCTCGCCATTGCGATGCGCTGGCGCGCGGCGGCATGGATGAAGCTCGGTGCGGCCGCGGCGATCCAGATCGTCGTGCTCGCGAGCGTCGTCGTCCCGTGGGCGGGCGGTGTGCTGCAGGGCCCGGTGCGCGAAGCCGGCCTGATCGCCCACAATCTCGGCGAACCCGTCTTCGCGTGGCGCTATTACGCACCGAGCTTCAGCGTGTATCGCCAGGCGGTCACGCTCGACAAGGCCCCGGCCCCGGGTGAGGTCGCGCTCACACGCGTCGATCGCCTGCCCGCCACCGGAGTGGATATTCTCTACCGCAAGGGCGGCGTCGCGCTCGTCCGCAAGCTGCCTGAATGA
- a CDS encoding glycosyltransferase family 2 protein has product MNKSPLPPAEPQIPDGLPEHSLSVVVPMYNEAENVEPLLERIHLALGPYPWPWEVVLVDDGSSDATPAELARCAEKFGPHVRIVELMRNFKQTAAMQAGLDAARGSVIVTMDGDLQNDPIDIPRMVNRLLTEDLDLVAGWRKDRQDGLLLRKIPSRIANRLIARMTGVHLRDYGCSLKVYRATAIKSVRLYGEMHRFIPAWLATVTTPRRIAQEVVTHHARVFGQSKYGISRTFRVVLDLVFVYFFMRYRTRPGHFFGGIGIGLGALGSLILAYLFGVKIFLGEAIGTRPLLFAGFFLVIAGIQMVTSGVLAELLARVYYESGTSRAYLARPTAELDESHGWHRNRVK; this is encoded by the coding sequence ATGAACAAATCCCCTCTTCCCCCGGCCGAACCGCAAATCCCCGACGGCTTGCCGGAGCATTCCCTGTCCGTCGTCGTACCGATGTACAACGAGGCCGAGAACGTCGAGCCGCTGCTCGAACGGATCCATCTCGCCCTCGGCCCTTATCCCTGGCCCTGGGAGGTCGTGCTGGTCGATGACGGCAGTTCGGACGCGACGCCGGCCGAACTCGCACGCTGCGCGGAAAAATTCGGCCCGCACGTTCGGATCGTCGAACTGATGCGCAACTTCAAGCAGACGGCCGCGATGCAGGCCGGCCTCGACGCGGCGCGCGGCAGCGTGATCGTGACGATGGACGGCGACCTGCAGAACGATCCCATCGATATCCCGCGCATGGTCAACCGCCTGCTGACCGAGGACCTCGACCTCGTCGCCGGATGGCGCAAGGACCGCCAGGACGGACTGCTGCTGCGCAAGATCCCCTCGCGCATCGCCAACCGGCTGATCGCCCGCATGACGGGTGTGCATCTGAGGGACTACGGCTGCAGCCTCAAGGTCTACCGCGCCACTGCGATCAAGAGCGTGCGCCTCTACGGCGAAATGCACCGCTTCATCCCGGCGTGGCTCGCGACGGTCACGACGCCGCGCCGCATCGCGCAGGAAGTCGTGACCCACCACGCACGCGTGTTCGGGCAGTCGAAGTACGGCATCTCGCGCACCTTCCGCGTCGTGCTCGACCTCGTGTTCGTCTACTTCTTCATGCGCTACCGCACGCGGCCGGGCCACTTCTTCGGCGGCATCGGGATCGGGCTGGGCGCCCTGGGCTCGCTGATTCTCGCCTACCTGTTCGGCGTCAAGATCTTCCTGGGCGAGGCGATCGGCACGCGTCCGCTGCTCTTCGCGGGCTTCTTCCTCGTGATCGCGGGTATCCAGATGGTGACCTCGGGCGTGCTCGCGGAACTGCTCGCGCGGGTGTATTACGAATCCGGAACATCGCGCGCCTACTTGGCGCGTCCGACGGCGGAGCTCGACGAAAGCCACGGCTGGCATCGGAATCGCGTCAAATGA
- a CDS encoding lysylphosphatidylglycerol synthase domain-containing protein: MYEATGVALKRLIAIAASLALLAWLAADARWRTVGGALAALTPATLAIAGGGLLASYLLRAARVHDEFRRDAGGRFGTCLRIVLMHNAMVNVVPFRGGEAAFPVLLRQSFGTPLGRAVASLFWFRLQDALIVAILAVIVWPSLPLPLRAAGVTGLIGFAWYLPRWARAPHDWAERHGFHAKLAKLRDAFAESTQHARFGWVWTIANWSVKLAAQAWLLATLLPASATVGAAGALGAELAAILPIQGVAGFGTYEAGAAAALLPHGIPFEDGLRAALALHLFVIACAVGAGGVAWLVSGATSATPNGDQPPVSGKR, encoded by the coding sequence GTGTATGAAGCGACGGGGGTGGCGTTGAAGCGCCTGATCGCGATTGCCGCAAGTCTCGCGCTGCTCGCCTGGCTTGCCGCCGATGCGCGCTGGCGCACGGTCGGCGGCGCCCTCGCGGCGCTGACGCCCGCGACGCTGGCAATCGCCGGTGGGGGCTTGCTCGCGAGCTATCTGCTTCGCGCGGCGCGCGTGCATGACGAATTCCGCAGGGACGCGGGCGGCCGCTTCGGCACCTGCCTGCGAATCGTGCTGATGCACAACGCGATGGTCAATGTCGTGCCCTTTCGCGGCGGCGAAGCGGCCTTCCCGGTGCTGCTGCGCCAATCCTTCGGCACGCCGCTCGGCCGCGCCGTCGCTTCGCTCTTCTGGTTCCGCCTTCAGGACGCGCTGATCGTCGCGATCCTCGCCGTCATCGTCTGGCCGAGCCTGCCGCTCCCCTTGCGCGCGGCGGGCGTCACCGGGCTGATCGGCTTCGCCTGGTACCTGCCCCGCTGGGCGCGCGCACCGCACGACTGGGCGGAGCGCCACGGCTTCCACGCGAAGCTCGCAAAGCTGCGCGACGCTTTCGCCGAATCGACGCAGCACGCCCGTTTTGGCTGGGTCTGGACGATCGCCAACTGGTCGGTGAAGCTCGCGGCGCAGGCCTGGCTGCTCGCGACACTGCTGCCCGCCTCAGCCACGGTCGGCGCCGCCGGCGCACTGGGGGCCGAACTCGCCGCAATCCTGCCGATCCAAGGCGTCGCGGGCTTCGGCACCTATGAAGCCGGCGCCGCCGCGGCGCTGCTGCCGCATGGAATTCCCTTCGAGGACGGCCTGCGCGCCGCCCTCGCTCTCCACCTTTTCGTGATCGCCTGCGCCGTCGGCGCCGGAGGGGTCGCCTGGCTCGTTTCCGGCGCCACCTCCGCAACCCCCAACGGCGATCAGCCGCCCGTTTCCGGAAAACGATGA